The Hippoglossus hippoglossus isolate fHipHip1 chromosome 19, fHipHip1.pri, whole genome shotgun sequence genome has a segment encoding these proteins:
- the mrm1 gene encoding rRNA methyltransferase 1, mitochondrial: MWVFTSAARQHNLLLVRGRGFYKSVSGAGSQVASHHVTASLLHPEDSSFNPGVKRRHRHNETRERSVQSKVWRDEIPVMQRTGQRKEDSHRVSSELRKLCLEDSPTERERPGTQRSTLDSKVEIVFGVAPCLLALTQGRRKAHKLFVKDGEASHRASVLKVCEEACRRGVRVQRVSKKELDRMSSERVHQGLCLQASPLSYLTEHSDSAPGRKDPPLWLVLEGIQDPMNLGAILRSAYFLGVDRVASSLHNSCPLSPVVSKASAGAMEVLGVYGYKNLEDMVKLKVAQGWQVVGTVAAEADESQLPVTQCSDFQMTGPTVLLMGGEGGGLSRGLLSLCQTLLTIPAGRDLFPGVESLNVSVATGILLHTLLFSRKSTT; the protein is encoded by the coding sequence ATGTGGGTGTTTACATCAGCAGCTCGTCAGCACAACTTGCTGCTGGTTCGGGGCAGAGGATTTTACAAGTCGGTCTCAGGAGCGGGCTCTCAGGTCGCCTCTCACCATGTCACAGCATCTCTCCTGCACCCAGAGGACAGCAGCTTCAACCCTGGGGTGAAGAGACGACACAGACACAACGAGACTCGTGAGAGGTCAGTGCAGAGCAAAGTGTGGAGGGATGAGATCCCAGTGATGCAGAGGACAGGTCAGAGGAAGGAAGACTCCCACAGAGTATCCTCTGAACTCAGGAAGCTGTGTCTGGAGGATTCCcccacagagagggagaggccgGGGACGCAGAGGTCAACACTGGACTCCAAAGTAGAGATTGTTTTTGGCGTCGCTCCCTGTCTCTTGGCTCTGACTCAGGGCAGAAGGAAGGCCCATAAGCTGTTTGTAAAAGATGGCGAGGCCTCTCACCGGGCCTCTGTGTTGAAGGTGTGCGAGGAGGCCTGTCGGCGAGGAGTGCGAGTCCAGCGGGTCAGCAAGAAGGAGCTGGACAGGATGTCTTCTGAGCGAGTTCACCAAGGACTGTGTCTGCAAGCCAGTCCTCTGAGCTATCTCACAGAACACTCAGACTCTGCACCGGGCAGAAAGGACCCCCCTCTGTGGCTCGTCCTTGAGGGGATTCAGGACCCCATGAATCTGGGGGCCATCCTGCGCTCTGCTTACTTCCTGGGTGTGGACAGAGTGGCCAGCAGTCTTCACAACAGCTGTCCACTGTCTCCAGTGGTCAGCAAGGCCAGCGCCGGAGCCATGGAGGTGCTCGGGGTGTATGGATACAAAAACCTTGAAGATATGGTGAAGCTGAAGGTGGCACAGGGCTGGCAGGTGGTCGGCACAGTGGCCGCTGAAGCAGACGAGTCTCAGCTTCCTGTCACCCAGTGTTCAGACTTTCAGATGACAGGACCCACGGTGTTGCTGATGggtggagaggggggaggaTTGTCCCGGGGGCTGCTCTCTCTGTGCCAAACGCTGCTCACCATCCCAGCAGGCAGAGATTTGTTTCCTGGAGTAGAGTCTCTGAACGTCTCCGTCGCTACTGGGATCCTGCTGCACACACTGCTCTTCTCCAGGAAGTCGACCACATGA